Proteins from a genomic interval of Hydrogenophaga sp. PAMC20947:
- a CDS encoding DNA-binding domain-containing protein, translating to MTANAHSPLMAQQEALLKALIAPPGQMAGAAAELQARLDTRDTLAPRGLQAYRANGHALAERSLRAAYPVVEMMLGRDNFNALAHDLWHRHPPTCGDLTRWGGALPEFLAGKEALADAPYLPDVARTEWACHGAASAADAVPDPASFARLSAGDAGGLSLTLAPGATVINSAFPVATLVLSHRFQEPSLAEAARLLKANTAESVLIWRNRLRPCLARISLVEAALLSGLQQGLDLPTALGAALAVELDDAEIFDFSHWLTEAVTRGLVTGVHDVPHPSLKEPT from the coding sequence ATGACCGCGAACGCCCATTCCCCGTTGATGGCCCAGCAGGAAGCTTTGCTGAAAGCCCTGATCGCACCCCCAGGCCAGATGGCAGGCGCTGCGGCGGAACTGCAAGCCCGGCTCGACACCCGAGACACCTTGGCCCCGCGTGGCTTGCAGGCCTACCGGGCCAACGGCCATGCGCTGGCCGAGCGCAGCTTGCGCGCGGCCTACCCGGTGGTCGAGATGATGCTGGGCCGCGACAACTTCAACGCGCTGGCGCACGATCTCTGGCACCGCCATCCGCCCACCTGTGGTGACCTGACCCGTTGGGGCGGTGCACTGCCCGAGTTTCTCGCGGGCAAAGAAGCCCTGGCCGACGCGCCTTACCTGCCCGACGTGGCCCGCACCGAGTGGGCCTGTCACGGCGCAGCCAGCGCGGCCGATGCCGTGCCCGACCCGGCCAGCTTTGCCCGGCTCAGCGCGGGCGACGCGGGTGGCCTATCGCTCACTTTGGCCCCCGGCGCCACCGTGATCAACAGTGCCTTTCCCGTGGCCACCCTGGTCTTGTCGCATCGTTTCCAGGAGCCCAGCCTGGCCGAGGCCGCGCGCTTGCTTAAAGCCAACACCGCTGAATCGGTTCTGATCTGGCGCAACCGGCTGCGCCCATGCCTGGCTCGGATCTCCTTGGTTGAAGCCGCTTTGCTCAGTGGTTTGCAACAGGGCCTGGACCTGCCCACGGCGCTGGGCGCCGCCCTGGCCGTTGAGCTCGACGATGCAGAGATCTTTGATTTTTCCCATTGGCTCACCGAGGCCGTCACCCGAGGGCTGGTCACCGGTGTGCACGACGTGCCCCACCCGTCCCTCAAAGAACCGACATGA
- the ftsY gene encoding signal recognition particle-docking protein FtsY — translation MAPVSMPAAVKAPPPMKTASVPAPTLSEPAKVTSVTSVVPLAPPTSADATPPARKGWLDRLKAGLRKTGASIAGVFTGTQINDALYEELEDALLMADTGVKATEHLLIDLKKRVKDAKATDPAAVKGLLAESITALLKPLEKALVIGEHKPTVIMVAGVNGAGKTTSIGKLTRHLANGGASVLLAAADTFRAAAREQLAVWADRNTVEIVTQEGGDPAAVSFDAVTAGRARGRDVVLVDTAGRLPTQLHLMEELRKIKRVVQKADPTGPHEILLVIDGNTGQNALAQVKAFDETLGLTGLVITKLDGTAKGGVICAIARERPIPIYFIGVGEKLEDLETFSAREFAQALLT, via the coding sequence GTGGCGCCTGTTTCAATGCCTGCGGCTGTGAAAGCTCCCCCGCCCATGAAGACGGCGTCCGTTCCCGCACCCACACTTAGCGAGCCGGCCAAGGTCACCTCAGTCACATCCGTCGTCCCGCTCGCCCCGCCCACTTCAGCAGACGCAACGCCCCCGGCTCGCAAAGGCTGGCTGGACCGCCTCAAGGCGGGTCTGCGCAAGACCGGCGCGAGCATCGCCGGCGTTTTCACCGGAACGCAGATCAACGATGCGCTGTACGAAGAGCTGGAAGACGCCCTTTTGATGGCCGATACTGGCGTAAAAGCGACCGAACACCTGCTGATCGACCTCAAGAAGCGGGTCAAAGATGCCAAGGCAACAGACCCGGCTGCGGTGAAGGGATTGCTGGCCGAATCCATTACGGCCCTGCTCAAACCGCTGGAAAAAGCGCTGGTTATCGGCGAACACAAACCCACGGTGATCATGGTGGCGGGCGTCAACGGCGCCGGCAAGACCACGTCGATCGGCAAACTCACACGCCACCTGGCCAACGGAGGCGCGTCGGTGCTGCTGGCGGCTGCGGACACCTTCCGGGCTGCGGCCCGCGAGCAACTGGCCGTCTGGGCCGACCGCAACACGGTCGAAATCGTGACCCAGGAGGGCGGTGACCCGGCAGCGGTGAGCTTTGATGCCGTCACGGCTGGGCGAGCGCGTGGACGCGACGTGGTGCTGGTCGACACCGCGGGGCGCCTGCCGACCCAATTGCACCTGATGGAAGAGCTGCGCAAGATCAAACGGGTCGTGCAGAAAGCCGATCCCACCGGGCCCCATGAAATCTTGCTGGTGATCGATGGCAACACAGGGCAAAACGCCTTGGCGCAGGTCAAAGCCTTCGACGAAACCCTGGGCCTCACCGGTCTGGTGATCACAAAACTCGATGGCACGGCCAAGGGCGGTGTGATTTGCGCGATTGCGCGCGAACGGCCGATTCCGATCTACTTCATCGGGGTGGGCGAAAAGCTGGAAGATCTGGAAACCTTCAGCGCCAGGGAATTTGCACAGGCTTTGCTGACCTGA
- a CDS encoding pitrilysin family protein — protein sequence MGGGAAWAADAPVAQQFTLANGMTLIVQPDRRAPTVVHMLWVRVGAMDEVDGTTGVAHALEHMLFKGTPTVPPGEFSRRVAALGGRENAFTTQDVTAYHQQIPSDKLEAMMRLEADRFAHNQWPDDEFKREIEVIKEERRQRTEESPRARMFEAMNAMVFQASPYRRPVVGWMSDLDAMTPQDARDFYQRWYIPANAAVVIAGDVDVGEVKAMAERIYGVIPTRPVPVRKPRDEPLQQGARQMDFHAATEQAMVALAWHMPKLTDPLAADPASQDALALTVLSAVLDGYSGARLERALVQGGASGKRLTDSAGASFGLMGRGPQLFSLSAVPAQGVSSQVVAEALKGEVARIAREGVSETELKRVKTQWTASQVYKQDSVVSQARELGSYWANGMGVEAEQQLMASLGQVTAEQVQSVAKRLFGDEQLTTAVLVPDPSKRQPERPSGSRPPLSRH from the coding sequence ATGGGCGGTGGCGCAGCCTGGGCTGCCGACGCCCCCGTAGCCCAGCAATTCACCCTGGCCAATGGCATGACGCTGATTGTTCAGCCCGATCGCCGCGCACCCACGGTGGTGCACATGTTGTGGGTGCGTGTGGGTGCCATGGATGAAGTGGACGGCACCACGGGCGTGGCCCACGCGCTGGAACACATGCTGTTCAAAGGCACACCCACCGTGCCGCCTGGGGAATTCTCCCGGCGGGTGGCCGCGCTGGGCGGGCGCGAAAACGCCTTCACCACCCAGGATGTCACCGCCTACCACCAGCAGATTCCGAGTGACAAGCTCGAGGCCATGATGCGGCTGGAGGCCGATCGGTTTGCCCACAACCAGTGGCCAGACGACGAATTCAAGCGCGAAATTGAGGTGATCAAGGAAGAGCGCCGCCAGCGCACCGAAGAATCGCCGCGGGCGCGCATGTTCGAGGCGATGAATGCCATGGTCTTCCAGGCGAGTCCGTATCGCCGGCCCGTGGTCGGCTGGATGAGCGATCTGGACGCCATGACGCCGCAAGATGCCCGCGATTTTTACCAGCGCTGGTACATCCCGGCCAATGCGGCCGTGGTGATTGCGGGCGATGTGGATGTGGGCGAAGTCAAAGCCATGGCCGAGCGCATCTATGGGGTGATCCCCACGCGTCCGGTGCCGGTGCGCAAGCCGCGCGACGAGCCGCTCCAGCAAGGCGCTCGCCAGATGGATTTTCACGCCGCGACCGAGCAGGCCATGGTGGCGCTCGCCTGGCACATGCCCAAGCTCACCGATCCCCTGGCCGCAGACCCGGCCAGCCAGGACGCACTGGCCCTCACCGTGCTCTCCGCCGTGCTCGATGGCTACAGCGGTGCCCGGCTGGAGCGCGCGCTGGTGCAGGGCGGTGCCTCGGGCAAGCGCCTGACCGACAGCGCTGGCGCATCTTTTGGCCTGATGGGGCGCGGTCCCCAGCTCTTCTCTCTCTCGGCCGTGCCTGCTCAGGGCGTGAGTTCCCAGGTGGTTGCCGAAGCACTCAAGGGCGAGGTGGCCCGCATCGCGCGCGAGGGCGTCAGTGAAACCGAGCTCAAGCGGGTCAAGACCCAATGGACCGCCAGTCAGGTTTACAAGCAGGATTCGGTGGTGAGCCAGGCCCGGGAGCTGGGCAGCTATTGGGCCAACGGCATGGGGGTTGAGGCCGAGCAGCAATTGATGGCGAGCCTGGGGCAGGTCACGGCCGAACAGGTGCAGTCGGTGGCGAAGCGGTTGTTTGGAGACGAACAACTCACCACGGCTGTGCTGGTGCCCGACCCCTCGAAACGCCAGCCCGAACGACCATCGGGCTCCCGCCCACCACTTTCGCGCCATTGA
- a CDS encoding zf-HC2 domain-containing protein, with protein MRTCKEVTALVVAREDRELSTSEQLILRMHMAMCKACPRFERQMFTMRSAMKQWRHYGGNDE; from the coding sequence ATGCGCACTTGTAAAGAGGTGACTGCGCTGGTGGTCGCCAGGGAAGATCGCGAGCTGTCCACTTCCGAGCAACTGATCTTGCGCATGCACATGGCCATGTGCAAGGCCTGTCCGCGCTTTGAACGCCAGATGTTCACCATGCGCAGCGCCATGAAGCAGTGGCGCCATTACGGCGGAAACGACGAATAA
- a CDS encoding YfhL family 4Fe-4S dicluster ferredoxin: MALMITDECINCDVCEPECPNEAIYLGELIYEIDPSKCTECVGHFDEPQCVQVCPVACIPIHPEHIESQETLWQKYQRLQQAGQPASGSVAGSGGDASG; encoded by the coding sequence ATGGCACTGATGATTACCGACGAATGCATCAATTGCGATGTGTGCGAGCCCGAATGCCCCAACGAGGCGATCTACCTGGGTGAGCTGATCTATGAGATCGACCCATCCAAGTGCACCGAATGCGTGGGCCACTTTGACGAACCGCAGTGTGTGCAGGTGTGTCCTGTGGCCTGCATTCCGATCCATCCTGAACACATCGAGTCCCAAGAGACACTTTGGCAAAAGTACCAGCGCCTGCAACAGGCGGGTCAGCCTGCGTCGGGATCGGTGGCGGGTTCGGGTGGTGACGCCTCCGGCTGA
- the coaD gene encoding pantetheine-phosphate adenylyltransferase — translation MSSALSPADRGTRIAVYSGTFDPLTLGHEDVVRRSAGLFDEVILAVAKAHHKKTRFSLQERMAMAAEATSGIGRIRVLPFEGLIMDFCREHGASAVVRGIRNITDFDYEAQMAAMNRKLYPAVETVFLLPQADLQCISSTLVREISMLGGDVSGMVSAPVARCLKTPVLQA, via the coding sequence ATGAGTTCAGCCTTGTCACCCGCCGATCGCGGCACCCGTATTGCCGTCTACAGCGGTACTTTCGACCCCTTGACGCTGGGGCACGAAGACGTGGTGCGCCGCAGCGCCGGGTTGTTCGACGAAGTCATCCTGGCGGTGGCCAAAGCCCACCACAAGAAAACCCGCTTTTCGCTGCAAGAGCGCATGGCCATGGCGGCTGAGGCGACCTCAGGCATCGGGCGTATCCGCGTGTTGCCCTTTGAGGGCCTGATCATGGATTTCTGCCGTGAGCACGGCGCCAGCGCCGTGGTGCGCGGCATCCGCAACATCACGGATTTTGATTACGAAGCCCAAATGGCCGCGATGAACCGCAAGCTGTATCCAGCCGTTGAGACAGTGTTCCTGTTGCCCCAGGCCGACCTGCAGTGCATTTCCAGCACCCTGGTGCGCGAAATCTCCATGCTGGGTGGCGATGTGTCTGGCATGGTCAGTGCCCCGGTGGCACGCTGCCTCAAAACACCCGTCTTGCAGGCTTGA
- a CDS encoding TlpA disulfide reductase family protein has translation MPHPIAPTPPSPAQPLRRRHLMLGALALACSPQIRAQVGPEGGTTQPTDARPHLQGQTVDGQRLALSDLQGQVVLVFHWSTECAVCRDKMHELRANVAGWARQPFRLLGVNWDPSRQDLVNYEALLRQTVPPLQRLQSIWTGDDHYQSSMDRPAHLPMTYLIDKRGQLIDQYSGRIPPQAWDRIASLL, from the coding sequence ATGCCACACCCTATCGCCCCCACGCCCCCTTCGCCCGCGCAGCCCCTGCGCCGCCGCCACCTCATGCTGGGGGCCCTGGCGCTGGCTTGCTCGCCACAGATCCGGGCTCAAGTCGGCCCCGAGGGCGGCACCACCCAACCAACTGATGCACGTCCCCACCTGCAAGGCCAAACAGTCGACGGCCAGCGGCTGGCGCTGAGCGACCTGCAGGGCCAAGTCGTGCTGGTGTTTCACTGGTCCACCGAATGCGCGGTCTGCCGCGACAAGATGCACGAGCTGCGGGCCAATGTGGCGGGCTGGGCCAGACAACCGTTTCGGTTGCTCGGCGTCAACTGGGACCCCTCGCGCCAAGATCTGGTGAACTACGAGGCGCTGCTGCGCCAGACCGTGCCGCCATTGCAACGCCTGCAATCGATCTGGACCGGCGACGATCACTACCAGAGCTCCATGGACCGTCCTGCCCACTTGCCCATGACCTACCTGATCGATAAACGCGGCCAGTTGATCGATCAATACAGTGGCCGCATCCCGCCGCAGGCATGGGACCGCATCGCCTCACTGCTGTGA
- the rsmD gene encoding 16S rRNA (guanine(966)-N(2))-methyltransferase RsmD, whose translation MKKPASAKKPSTTDRAPQEVRIIGGQWKRSKLAVSDHPGLRPTPARVRETLFNWLGHDLTGLRCIDAFAGTGALGLEAASRGAGEVVLVEQEGDLIRSLSSATTRLKASCVRIERGDGVAALQKRQGQGWDLVFLDPPFGEDGNPALVLAALQAARQAVHAEGDIYLESPRLWSDEELLPIGLRTNKHGKAGVVVFHLLRPITAT comes from the coding sequence ATGAAAAAGCCAGCCTCCGCTAAAAAGCCTTCCACCACCGACCGCGCGCCCCAAGAGGTGCGCATCATCGGGGGTCAATGGAAACGCAGCAAACTCGCCGTGTCCGATCACCCGGGTCTCAGGCCCACGCCCGCCCGGGTGCGCGAGACGTTGTTCAACTGGCTGGGGCACGATTTGACAGGCCTGCGCTGCATTGATGCCTTTGCGGGCACCGGTGCCCTGGGCCTGGAGGCCGCCTCTCGCGGCGCGGGTGAGGTGGTGCTGGTGGAGCAGGAGGGCGACCTGATCCGCTCGCTGTCGTCGGCGACCACGCGCCTGAAGGCGAGCTGTGTGCGCATCGAGCGAGGCGACGGCGTTGCGGCACTCCAGAAAAGGCAAGGACAGGGCTGGGATCTGGTTTTTCTGGACCCCCCTTTCGGTGAGGACGGCAACCCGGCGCTCGTTCTGGCCGCCCTGCAGGCGGCTCGACAGGCCGTGCACGCCGAAGGTGACATTTACCTGGAGTCGCCCCGCCTCTGGTCAGACGAGGAGCTGCTCCCCATCGGGCTTCGCACGAACAAGCATGGCAAAGCAGGGGTTGTGGTGTTTCACCTGCTGCGCCCAATCACCGCAACGTGA
- a CDS encoding DUF2282 domain-containing protein, with protein MTQRNTMITAAAASLMSLAMLSTPLVAQAAEKEKCFGIAKAGQNDCANLAGTHSCAGQSKVDDAKGEWKYVAAGTCKTMNGMSMEEAKVDTMMKKGDRMKKDDMMKKG; from the coding sequence ATGACCCAACGCAACACCATGATCACAGCCGCCGCAGCCTCGCTGATGTCCCTCGCCATGCTGTCTACCCCGCTGGTGGCCCAGGCCGCGGAGAAGGAAAAGTGCTTCGGCATCGCCAAGGCTGGACAGAACGATTGCGCCAACCTCGCGGGCACGCATTCTTGCGCTGGTCAGTCCAAAGTCGACGATGCCAAAGGCGAATGGAAGTATGTGGCGGCCGGCACCTGCAAGACCATGAACGGCATGAGCATGGAGGAAGCCAAGGTGGACACCATGATGAAGAAAGGCGACAGGATGAAAAAGGACGACATGATGAAGAAGGGCTGA
- a CDS encoding DoxX family protein — MNPPSLLHRGQSLWLLITGLLDGLRPAAALSARIYLAQVFFLAGLTKIRDWDITLLLFTEAYTVPLLSPEVAAVLGTGAELVLPVLLVLGLVGRFSALGLSVVNFVAVLSLSDIAPAALQQHITWGVLLAVLVLYGLGKWTVDCMWIRPRIERRLGQC, encoded by the coding sequence ATGAACCCACCGTCTTTGCTGCACCGCGGCCAATCGCTCTGGCTGCTGATCACCGGCCTGCTGGATGGCCTGCGGCCTGCGGCCGCACTCTCCGCCCGCATTTACCTGGCCCAGGTGTTTTTTCTGGCGGGCCTGACCAAGATCCGCGACTGGGACATCACCCTGTTGCTATTCACCGAGGCGTACACAGTGCCCCTGCTGTCGCCCGAAGTGGCCGCGGTGCTGGGGACAGGCGCCGAACTGGTGTTGCCCGTTTTGCTGGTGTTGGGACTGGTGGGCCGTTTTTCTGCCCTGGGCCTGAGTGTGGTCAACTTCGTTGCCGTTCTCAGCCTGTCTGACATCGCGCCTGCCGCGCTCCAGCAGCACATCACCTGGGGCGTGTTGCTCGCGGTACTCGTGTTGTACGGGCTGGGCAAGTGGACCGTCGACTGTATGTGGATCCGACCGCGCATCGAGCGCCGTTTGGGCCAGTGCTGA
- a CDS encoding sigma-70 family RNA polymerase sigma factor, whose protein sequence is MNVSDFEQQLVGLRDYLMRFARLQLRNDAWAEDAVSETMLAALAKPQAFQARSQLKTWLVGILKHKIIDSMRQRQREVTLNNHSDDDNADPLEYMAFKADGHFAEKPADWGNPHQDLESRQFMAVLDACTEKLPAVQGRLFLMREWLELSSEDICKELGMTTTNLYVQLHRARLRLRECLELNWFTRS, encoded by the coding sequence ATGAACGTTTCCGATTTTGAACAGCAACTCGTGGGTTTGCGCGATTACCTCATGCGGTTTGCGCGCCTCCAGCTGCGCAACGACGCGTGGGCCGAAGACGCCGTGTCAGAGACGATGCTCGCGGCGCTGGCCAAACCGCAGGCCTTTCAGGCCCGGTCCCAACTCAAGACCTGGCTGGTGGGCATCTTGAAGCACAAAATCATCGATTCCATGCGCCAGCGCCAGCGGGAAGTCACGCTGAACAACCATTCGGACGACGACAACGCCGATCCGCTGGAATACATGGCGTTCAAGGCGGATGGCCACTTTGCCGAAAAGCCGGCCGACTGGGGCAACCCCCATCAAGACTTGGAAAGCCGCCAGTTCATGGCGGTGCTCGATGCCTGCACCGAAAAGCTGCCGGCCGTTCAGGGGCGCCTTTTTTTGATGCGTGAGTGGCTGGAATTGTCGAGCGAAGACATCTGTAAGGAACTCGGCATGACCACGACCAACCTCTATGTCCAATTGCACCGGGCCCGCTTGCGATTGCGTGAGTGCCTGGAACTGAACTGGTTTACCCGATCATGA
- a CDS encoding DUF692 domain-containing protein — MLLSTPLPHAPAAAAAPVGIGWRHPHYAELLEQQPALDFIEVHSENFFANGGAALSVLREGRAAYPVSLHGVGLSLGSAMGIDTWHLEQLAQLVERMHPIRVSDHASFARAPLAGQLVHAADLLPVPLSAEALNVMCANVQRVQERLQRTIAVENLSAYVQWPQADMDEPAFLNALAQRTGCGLLVDVNNIYVNALNAQLRGVMVEPLLACRHWLDAIARSSVAELHLAGHVHCGDIVIDDHGSLVQEPVWQLYAHAIQRFGAVPTLIEWDTDVPALSVLLDEASRAREWSGAALGARPVLEAIAA, encoded by the coding sequence ATGTTGCTCTCCACGCCTTTGCCCCACGCGCCAGCGGCCGCGGCCGCGCCCGTGGGCATTGGCTGGCGGCACCCCCACTACGCCGAGCTGCTGGAACAGCAGCCGGCACTGGACTTCATTGAAGTCCACTCCGAGAATTTTTTCGCCAACGGGGGTGCCGCCCTGTCGGTGTTGCGCGAAGGTCGTGCAGCCTACCCGGTGAGCCTGCATGGTGTGGGCCTCTCACTGGGTTCGGCCATGGGCATCGACACCTGGCATCTGGAGCAACTCGCCCAGCTGGTGGAGCGCATGCACCCGATCCGGGTGAGCGACCACGCCAGCTTCGCCCGCGCACCCCTGGCCGGCCAACTGGTGCACGCTGCCGATCTGTTGCCCGTGCCATTGAGCGCTGAAGCGCTCAACGTGATGTGCGCCAACGTGCAGCGGGTGCAAGAAAGGCTCCAGCGCACGATTGCCGTGGAAAACCTGTCGGCCTATGTGCAATGGCCGCAAGCCGATATGGACGAACCGGCTTTCCTCAACGCCCTGGCACAACGCACCGGTTGCGGGCTGCTGGTGGACGTGAACAACATTTATGTCAATGCGCTCAACGCCCAGCTGCGCGGCGTCATGGTCGAACCGCTGCTGGCGTGCCGGCATTGGCTGGACGCCATCGCCCGCAGCTCCGTGGCCGAGTTGCACCTCGCTGGCCATGTTCACTGCGGCGACATCGTGATCGACGACCACGGGAGCCTGGTTCAAGAGCCCGTTTGGCAGCTGTATGCCCATGCGATCCAGCGTTTTGGCGCCGTGCCTACTTTGATCGAATGGGACACCGATGTGCCTGCGCTGTCCGTGCTGCTCGACGAGGCCAGCCGCGCCCGCGAATGGTCTGGCGCGGCGTTGGGCGCGCGCCCAGTGCTTGAGGCGATCGCCGCATGA
- a CDS encoding pitrilysin family protein — translation MDFFTTGAKPSLPFARACRLSLLLIAGVVGLPVWAALPIQHWTHPSGARVYLIESPVIPMLDVELSVDGGSRRDPAAQAGLASATAGMLSAGVAAQGALTALDENQLSEAWVDLGAQFGASASQDRFTASLRTLTQPDLLQGSVALAARQLAAPAWPDKVWQRDRERTLAALREAETRPGTLAGRTFSQAVYGSHPYGYEPTAATLTAISVADMQRFYRRHVNACRAQVSLVGAVDRASADRIVGELMTALKPHGCESLDAVPQVPALSAAVEQQLPFDAAQAQILMGQPGIRRDDPDFFPAFVGNYILGGGGFVSRLTTEVREKRGLSYSVYSYFNPGLHAGAFQIGLTTRPDQAAQALSVARTVVRDFVAQGPTETELQAAKDYLVNSFALRIDSNRKLLGNLSNIAWNDLPLDYLDHWTERVQAVTVDDIRRTFARAVQPDRMVTVVVGAKP, via the coding sequence ATGGACTTCTTCACGACCGGGGCCAAGCCCTCATTGCCCTTTGCCCGCGCTTGCCGGCTGAGCCTGCTGCTGATCGCCGGTGTGGTCGGGCTGCCCGTCTGGGCCGCATTGCCGATTCAGCACTGGACCCACCCCAGTGGCGCCCGTGTGTACCTGATCGAGAGCCCGGTGATTCCCATGCTCGACGTGGAGCTGTCGGTTGACGGCGGGAGCCGCCGCGACCCCGCCGCGCAAGCAGGGCTGGCCAGTGCCACCGCGGGCATGCTGTCGGCCGGCGTGGCCGCGCAGGGCGCGCTCACTGCGCTGGACGAAAACCAGCTCAGCGAAGCCTGGGTGGATCTGGGGGCCCAGTTCGGTGCCAGCGCCAGCCAGGACCGCTTCACCGCTTCGCTGCGCACCCTGACCCAACCTGATTTGCTGCAAGGGTCTGTGGCGCTGGCCGCGCGCCAGCTCGCCGCACCCGCCTGGCCCGACAAGGTCTGGCAGCGCGATCGCGAACGCACGCTGGCCGCACTCCGCGAGGCCGAAACCCGGCCCGGTACCTTGGCAGGGCGAACGTTTTCCCAGGCGGTTTATGGCAGCCATCCCTACGGCTATGAACCCACGGCAGCCACACTGACCGCCATCAGCGTGGCCGACATGCAGCGCTTCTACCGCCGCCACGTCAACGCCTGCAGGGCGCAGGTGAGTCTGGTGGGAGCGGTGGACCGCGCCAGCGCCGATCGCATCGTGGGCGAGCTCATGACCGCCTTGAAGCCGCATGGTTGCGAATCGCTGGACGCCGTGCCACAGGTGCCGGCCCTGTCGGCTGCGGTCGAGCAACAACTGCCCTTCGATGCCGCCCAGGCCCAGATCCTCATGGGTCAGCCCGGTATTCGCCGGGACGACCCCGACTTCTTCCCCGCCTTTGTGGGCAACTACATCCTCGGTGGCGGCGGCTTTGTGTCACGCCTGACCACCGAGGTGCGCGAGAAGCGCGGCCTGAGCTACAGCGTCTACAGCTATTTCAACCCGGGTCTGCACGCAGGCGCGTTCCAGATCGGGCTGACCACACGACCCGATCAGGCCGCGCAGGCTTTGTCGGTGGCCCGCACTGTGGTGCGCGACTTTGTCGCCCAGGGCCCGACCGAGACCGAGTTGCAGGCCGCCAAGGACTATCTGGTCAACAGCTTTGCCCTGCGCATCGACAGCAACCGCAAACTGTTGGGCAACCTGTCCAACATCGCCTGGAATGACTTGCCGCTCGATTACCTCGACCACTGGACCGAGCGAGTGCAGGCGGTCACGGTGGACGATATCCGCCGAACCTTTGCCCGTGCTGTGCAACCCGACCGCATGGTGACGGTGGTTGTGGGCGCCAAACCCTGA
- the pth gene encoding aminoacyl-tRNA hydrolase encodes MIKLIVGLGNPGPEYEQTRHNAGFWWVDEAARLLKTSLQMERNYFGLVARTQVNGQNLWLLEPQTFMNLSGKSVGSLARFFKIEPEEILVVHDELDLPPGEAKLKRGGGHAGHNGLRDIHAQLGSADYWRLRVGIGHPGDKSEVANWVLKKPPLDDRIAIDQTLDRCLKALPDLIEGRMDKATALIHTSKPPRPKPPRQPKPEPVATASSAETDQPEASPPEPATDPDAG; translated from the coding sequence ATGATCAAGCTCATCGTTGGCCTCGGCAATCCCGGGCCGGAATACGAACAGACCCGCCACAATGCCGGCTTCTGGTGGGTGGACGAAGCGGCTCGCCTGCTGAAGACATCACTGCAGATGGAACGCAACTATTTTGGTCTGGTGGCCCGCACGCAGGTCAACGGGCAAAACCTCTGGTTGCTCGAGCCCCAGACCTTCATGAACCTCTCGGGAAAATCCGTGGGCTCCCTGGCGCGTTTCTTCAAGATTGAGCCCGAAGAGATTCTGGTGGTTCACGACGAACTGGACCTGCCACCCGGCGAAGCCAAGCTCAAGCGCGGTGGTGGCCATGCGGGCCACAACGGCTTGAGGGATATTCATGCCCAGCTGGGCAGCGCCGACTATTGGCGTCTGCGCGTGGGTATCGGCCATCCGGGCGACAAAAGCGAAGTGGCCAACTGGGTGTTGAAAAAGCCGCCACTGGACGACCGGATTGCCATCGATCAGACGCTGGACCGGTGCCTCAAGGCACTGCCCGACTTGATCGAAGGCCGGATGGACAAAGCGACGGCCTTGATCCACACCAGCAAACCGCCCCGCCCCAAACCACCACGCCAGCCCAAGCCCGAGCCTGTTGCGACAGCGTCTTCAGCCGAGACCGATCAGCCGGAGGCGTCACCACCCGAACCCGCCACCGATCCCGACGCAGGCTGA